From Juglans regia cultivar Chandler chromosome 8, Walnut 2.0, whole genome shotgun sequence, the proteins below share one genomic window:
- the LOC109008282 gene encoding BEL1-like homeodomain protein 7 isoform X2 gives MATYFQSLSNQRDVLQTPYPGDTKFASYSEPPFHPGNIMMYLNQASSASYSDILSGGSLSPLNRDESVGGRNEMTLVPPSGDRASMQPIDGQLNSLPGDPLIESATGDSQMIPRTQLGVSAGEQNIQCQGLLSLSLGTQMPSAIPVASFGNQYPNPGFANTMLNSKYLKPAQQLLDEVVNVKKALKQHGLNRHQSILGIGLDGSKEKDGRSSSWSAKISSDPGESTPNSFCELSPAEQQDLQNRKTKLLSMLDEVDRRYKQYYNQVQFLVSSVDMVAGCGAAEPYTALALQTISRHFRCLRDAIMGQIQATQRSLGEQDTSLCGQGGIPRLRYVDQHLRQQRALQQFGVMRHAWRPQRGLPESSVSILRAWLFEHFLHPYPKDSEKIMLAKETGLTRNQVANWFINARVRLWKPMVEEMYKEEFGESELNSQSSPENASKAPRDNNSGAFEDRGEELQDISVISTTADGVHHGQAHESKFVNVEINGKTTGIGFGSSVVDDHSLYNSDEINIPHHQGSDGSLVAAATTYDMSELGTFVDGSQVSLALELRHCENDGSSHVRCHQFKRY, from the exons ATGGCTACCTATTTCCAAAGTCTAAGTAATCAAAGAGATGTCTTGCAGACTCCATATCCAGGGGACACGAAATTTGCTTCATATTCTGAACCGCCTTTCCATCCTGGCAACATAATGATGTATCTGAACCAAGCTTCTTCTGCATCCTACTCAGATATCTTGTCTGGTGGTTCTCTATCCCCTCTCAACCGTGATGAATCTGTGGGTGGCAGAAATGAGATGACGCTCGTTCCACCTTCAGGTGACAGAGCAAGTATGCAACCTATTGACGGACAGTTAAATTCTCTACCAGGTGATCCCCTCATAGAGTCTGCTACTGGGGATTCCCAGATGATTCCAAGGACACAGCTGGGAGTTTCAGCTGGTGAACAAAATATTCAGTGTCAGGGATTATTATCTCTTAGCCTTGGTACACAAATGCCATCTGCAATACCTGTAGCTTCATTTGGTAACCAGTATCCAAACCCAG GTTTTGCTAACACAATGTTAAACTCAAAGTATCTCAAGCCAGCACAACAATTGCTTGATGAAGTGGTCAATGTCAAGAAGGCTTTAAAGCAACATGGATTGAACAGACATCAAAGCATCCTGGGTATTGGTTTGGATGGCTCTAAAGAGAAAGATGGGAGATCAAGTTCTTGGTCTGCAAAGATATCTTCAGACCCTGGCGAGTCAACTCCCAACTCCTTTTGTGAGCTATCACCTGCAGAACAACAGGATTTGCAGAATAGGAAGACAAAACTTTTATCCATGCTGGATGAG GTTGATCGAAGATACAAACAATATTACAATCAGGTGCAATTTTTAGTGTCGTCTGTCGACATGGTAGCGGGGTGTGGGGCAGCTGAACCATACACAGCTCTTGCACTCCAGACAATTTCTCGACACTTCCGCTGTTTGCGTGATGCAATCATGGGTCAGATTCAAGCTACCCAGAGAAGCCTTGGGGAGCAAGATACTTCCTTGTGTGGTCAAGGAGGGATACCTCGTCTCCGCTATGTAGATCAGCATCTGAGGCAACAAAGGGCTCTTCAGCAGTTTGGTGTGATGCGACATGCTTGGAGGCCTCAAAGGGGGCTTCCTGAGAGCTCCGTTTCAATTCTCCGTGCTTGGCTCTTTGAGCACTTCCTTCATCC TTACCCCAAGGACTCTGAAAAAATTATGCTCGCAAAGGAAACGGGCTTGACCCGAAATCAA GTTGCAAACTGGTTTATTAATGCACGGGTCCGTCTTTGGAAGCCCATGGTTGAGGAGATGTACAAAGAAGAGTTTGGCGAATCAGAGTTGAACTCGCAATCTTCACCAGAAAATGCCTCGAAAGCACCAAGGGATAATAATTCCGGGGCTTTTGAGGATAGGGGGGAAGAGTTGCAAGACATCAGTGTGATATCCACAACTGCTGATGGTGTTCACCATGGACAAGCCCATGAATCAAAGTTTGTTAACGTAGAAATAAATGGGAAAACCACTGGAATAGGATTTGGCAGTAGTGTTGTGGATGACCATAGCCTTTATAATTCAGATGAGATTAATATCCCACACCACCAAGGTAGTGATGGGAGTCTTGTGGCTGCTGCTACCACCTATGATATGTCGGAGTTGGGTACTTTTGTAGATGGCAGCCAGGTTTCACTTGCACTAGAATTGCGGCATTGTGAAAATGATGGGAGTTCCCATGTCCGGTGTCACCAATTTAAGAGGtattaa
- the LOC109008282 gene encoding BEL1-like homeodomain protein 3 isoform X1 gives MATYFQSLSNQRDVLQTPYPGDTKFASYSEPPFHPGNIMMYLNQASSASYSDILSGGSLSPLNRDESVGGRNEMTLVPPSGDRASMQPIDGQLNSLPGDPLIESATGDSQMIPRTQLGVSAGEQNIQCQGLLSLSLGTQMPSAIPVASFGNQYPNPGGSSFSTTSLQNLMKGTISSKADENHQYGELRTAECLLSDFSGANQNNTRTETLCNPHSSMSHKEMLSDQYLYEPSGFANTMLNSKYLKPAQQLLDEVVNVKKALKQHGLNRHQSILGIGLDGSKEKDGRSSSWSAKISSDPGESTPNSFCELSPAEQQDLQNRKTKLLSMLDEVDRRYKQYYNQVQFLVSSVDMVAGCGAAEPYTALALQTISRHFRCLRDAIMGQIQATQRSLGEQDTSLCGQGGIPRLRYVDQHLRQQRALQQFGVMRHAWRPQRGLPESSVSILRAWLFEHFLHPYPKDSEKIMLAKETGLTRNQVANWFINARVRLWKPMVEEMYKEEFGESELNSQSSPENASKAPRDNNSGAFEDRGEELQDISVISTTADGVHHGQAHESKFVNVEINGKTTGIGFGSSVVDDHSLYNSDEINIPHHQGSDGSLVAAATTYDMSELGTFVDGSQVSLALELRHCENDGSSHVRCHQFKRY, from the exons ATGGCTACCTATTTCCAAAGTCTAAGTAATCAAAGAGATGTCTTGCAGACTCCATATCCAGGGGACACGAAATTTGCTTCATATTCTGAACCGCCTTTCCATCCTGGCAACATAATGATGTATCTGAACCAAGCTTCTTCTGCATCCTACTCAGATATCTTGTCTGGTGGTTCTCTATCCCCTCTCAACCGTGATGAATCTGTGGGTGGCAGAAATGAGATGACGCTCGTTCCACCTTCAGGTGACAGAGCAAGTATGCAACCTATTGACGGACAGTTAAATTCTCTACCAGGTGATCCCCTCATAGAGTCTGCTACTGGGGATTCCCAGATGATTCCAAGGACACAGCTGGGAGTTTCAGCTGGTGAACAAAATATTCAGTGTCAGGGATTATTATCTCTTAGCCTTGGTACACAAATGCCATCTGCAATACCTGTAGCTTCATTTGGTAACCAGTATCCAAACCCAGGTGGGTCTTCTTTCTCGACTACCAGTCTCCAAAACTTGATGAAGGGGACAATATCTAGTAAAGCTGATGAAAATCACCAGTATGGTGAGTTGAGAACTGCAGAATGTTTGCTATCTGATTTTTCTGGAGCCAACCAGAATAATACCAGAACAGAGACATTGTGCAATCCTCATTCCTCTATGAGCCACAAAGAGATGCTCTCTGATCAATATCTATATGAACCATCAGGTTTTGCTAACACAATGTTAAACTCAAAGTATCTCAAGCCAGCACAACAATTGCTTGATGAAGTGGTCAATGTCAAGAAGGCTTTAAAGCAACATGGATTGAACAGACATCAAAGCATCCTGGGTATTGGTTTGGATGGCTCTAAAGAGAAAGATGGGAGATCAAGTTCTTGGTCTGCAAAGATATCTTCAGACCCTGGCGAGTCAACTCCCAACTCCTTTTGTGAGCTATCACCTGCAGAACAACAGGATTTGCAGAATAGGAAGACAAAACTTTTATCCATGCTGGATGAG GTTGATCGAAGATACAAACAATATTACAATCAGGTGCAATTTTTAGTGTCGTCTGTCGACATGGTAGCGGGGTGTGGGGCAGCTGAACCATACACAGCTCTTGCACTCCAGACAATTTCTCGACACTTCCGCTGTTTGCGTGATGCAATCATGGGTCAGATTCAAGCTACCCAGAGAAGCCTTGGGGAGCAAGATACTTCCTTGTGTGGTCAAGGAGGGATACCTCGTCTCCGCTATGTAGATCAGCATCTGAGGCAACAAAGGGCTCTTCAGCAGTTTGGTGTGATGCGACATGCTTGGAGGCCTCAAAGGGGGCTTCCTGAGAGCTCCGTTTCAATTCTCCGTGCTTGGCTCTTTGAGCACTTCCTTCATCC TTACCCCAAGGACTCTGAAAAAATTATGCTCGCAAAGGAAACGGGCTTGACCCGAAATCAA GTTGCAAACTGGTTTATTAATGCACGGGTCCGTCTTTGGAAGCCCATGGTTGAGGAGATGTACAAAGAAGAGTTTGGCGAATCAGAGTTGAACTCGCAATCTTCACCAGAAAATGCCTCGAAAGCACCAAGGGATAATAATTCCGGGGCTTTTGAGGATAGGGGGGAAGAGTTGCAAGACATCAGTGTGATATCCACAACTGCTGATGGTGTTCACCATGGACAAGCCCATGAATCAAAGTTTGTTAACGTAGAAATAAATGGGAAAACCACTGGAATAGGATTTGGCAGTAGTGTTGTGGATGACCATAGCCTTTATAATTCAGATGAGATTAATATCCCACACCACCAAGGTAGTGATGGGAGTCTTGTGGCTGCTGCTACCACCTATGATATGTCGGAGTTGGGTACTTTTGTAGATGGCAGCCAGGTTTCACTTGCACTAGAATTGCGGCATTGTGAAAATGATGGGAGTTCCCATGTCCGGTGTCACCAATTTAAGAGGtattaa